One window of the Pyrus communis chromosome 17, drPyrComm1.1, whole genome shotgun sequence genome contains the following:
- the LOC137723279 gene encoding IRK-interacting protein: protein MAPPPPPPPPPPSSSKSPPPPPPKPSHFTPIQECDKEEQEDDLCTESTDRGAASTATTPKPTPSDHKNGRRHSRKRSESAESAKTEEAADGSVSCNKCRPHAREKISVVPLENRTSLSSSTASPNGILRSILSSFTRKSPKTPTTAMDYPAAAREEQWKIAVAELSHKLVHATRKREEAQLEASRLKYSMAELEKKLNKLEIYCHGLKSGLDECSSSNSSPYQLTKTHINRRRSFGGSGSNDVFEKMVVENFLVSVSEARNSIRGLSRSLTMQLRHMGFGKVNEKISGLLQPYDVKLSISKNPKSLLFYLEALLNRAFFDEFESPGFQKHSVVQVLNPVERSEANYTSFNVLRGLTWDEVLIKGTKHFSEEFSGFCDRKMSEIVAMLGWNRAWPEQLLQAFFGASKSVWLVHLLANSVHPGLPVFRVDKGAGFDPVYMEDMGGDRARKLVPAVVRIMVAPGFYVYGSVVKCKVICRYNTSKGLTQSPT, encoded by the exons atggctcctcctcctcctccgccgccgccgccgccgtccTCCTCCAAGTCCCCACCTCCCCCTCCTCCTAAACCCTCCCATTTCACCCCC ATTCAAGAGTGTGATAAAGAGGAACAGGAAGATGATCTCTGTACGGAGTCAACGGACAGAGGAGCGGCCAGTACTGCTACCACTCCAAAGCCGACGCCTTCCGATCACAAAAACGGCAGACGCCACAGCAGAAAACGGTCGGAGTCTGCGGAGTCGGCTAAAACCGAGGAAGCAGCCGACGGGTCGGTGTCCTGCAACAAGTGCCGACCGCATGCTCGCGAAAAGATCTCTGTCGTTCCGCTCGAAAACAGGACGTCCCTGTCGTCGTCGACGGCGAGCCCCAACGGCATTCTCAGGTCGATTTTGTCGTCGTTTACTCGGAAGAGTCCGAAAACGCCGACGACGGCGATGGACTACCCTGCGGCGGCGAGGGAGGAGCAGTGGAAGATAGCGGTGGCGGAGCTTTCGCACAAACTGGTTCACGCTACGAGGAAGAGAGAAGAAGCGCAATTGGAAGCCTCGAGGCTCAAATACTCCATGGCCGAGCTGGAGAAAAAGCTCAACAAGCTCGAAATCTACTGCCATGGTTTGAAATCTGGGCTCGACGAATGCAGCAGCAGCAATTCATCTCCGTACCAGTTGACCAAAACCCATATCAACCGGCGGCGGAGCTTCGGCGGGTCAGGGTCAAACGACGTCTTCGAGAAGATGGTTGTCGAGAATTTCCTGGTTTCCGTCTCGGAGGCTCGGAATTCGATCAGGGGGCTGAGCCGGTCGCTCACGATGCAGCTCCGCCACATGGGTTTCGGAAAGGTGAACGAGAAAATCTCCGGGCTTCTCCAACCGTACGACGTGAAGCTCTCGATTTCGAAAAACCCGAAAAGCTTGCTGTTTTACTTGGAGGCTCTGCTGAACCGGGCGTTCTTCGACGAGTTCGAATCCCCCGGGTTTCAGAAACACTCGGTTGTCCAAGTTCTGAACCCGGTCGAGCGGTCCGAGGCGAACTACACGTCGTTTAACGTCCTCAGGGGATTAACGTGGGACGAGGTTTTGATTAAGGGGACTAAGCATTTTAGTGAGGAGTTTAGTGGGTTTTGTGATCGGAAAATGAGTGAGATTGTGGCTATGTTGGGTTGGAATCGGGCGTGGCCCGAACAGCTGCTGCAGGCATTTTTCGGGGCTTCAAAGAGTGTGTGGTTGGTTCATCTTTTGGCGAATTCGGTTCACCCGGGGTTGCCTGTGTTTCGGGTCGATAAAGGGGCCGGGTTCGATCCGGTTTACATGGAGGACATGGGCGGGGATAGGGCCAGGAAGTTGGTTCCGGCGGTGGTGAGGATCATGGTGGCGCCGGGGTTCTATGTGTATGGGAGTGTAGTCAAGTGCAAGGTGATATGCAGGTACAACACCAGCAAGGGTTTGACTCAGTCCCCAACTTAA